One stretch of Bosea vaviloviae DNA includes these proteins:
- a CDS encoding GFA family protein: MDRFTGGCLCGNVRIVASGRPYRVGLCHCLDCRKHHGALFHASAVFPQDAVTIDGETRDYAGRFFCPRCGSPVFARSADEIEVHLGSLDAPDQLMPTYELWTIRREAWLPPFPLKRRYERDRDATGRFEE, encoded by the coding sequence ATGGACCGGTTCACGGGCGGCTGCCTGTGCGGCAATGTCCGGATTGTGGCGTCGGGACGCCCATACCGGGTCGGCCTCTGTCACTGTCTCGACTGCCGCAAGCATCACGGGGCTCTTTTCCACGCTTCCGCGGTGTTCCCACAGGATGCGGTGACGATCGATGGCGAAACACGCGACTACGCCGGGCGGTTTTTCTGTCCCCGCTGCGGCTCGCCCGTTTTCGCACGCAGCGCCGACGAAATCGAAGTGCACCTGGGATCGCTGGATGCCCCCGACCAGTTGATGCCGACTTACGAGCTCTGGACCATCCGCCGCGAAGCCTGGTTGCCGCCGTTTCCGCTCAAGCGGCGATATGAGCGCGATCGCGACGCCACGGGCCGCTTTGAGGAGTAG
- a CDS encoding alkyl sulfatase dimerization domain-containing protein encodes MAHDALFERLWSGAARMEEWTAAVSKGAITQVAENIITVHTTYFCGSVTAIRTDAGLVLIDTAKPDTAAQTLDVVRSWDDSPVHTVIYTHGHIDHTSGITLIDEEADARGRPRPRIVAHRNVRRRMERYEASHGFNSLVQGQQFNKPDYVYPIGQRQPDEVYDDSLSLTIGGEEITLFHGRGETDDASFVWLPKRRVLASGDFVIWVFPNAGNPRKVQRYAADWAVALRRMEELEPEILIPGHGPVIFGKERAAQVLRDGAEALEYLTSETLRLINQGATLDDVLHAVKVPPRYLAKPYLLPKYDDPEFLVRAIYHFYAGWFDGDPAHLKPARTADLAAELARLAGGADKLAERAATLSGEGQTRLAAQLAEFAGAAAPEDARIQGIRAAVLQTCIDGETTLMGKAFFAVYQRDADEKSKA; translated from the coding sequence ATGGCTCACGACGCGTTGTTCGAGCGGCTCTGGAGCGGCGCCGCCCGGATGGAGGAATGGACGGCGGCGGTGTCCAAGGGGGCGATCACGCAGGTCGCGGAGAACATCATCACCGTCCATACGACGTATTTCTGCGGCAGCGTCACGGCTATCCGCACCGATGCCGGGCTCGTCCTGATCGACACGGCCAAGCCCGATACCGCAGCCCAGACGCTGGACGTCGTGCGAAGCTGGGACGACAGCCCGGTTCACACCGTGATCTACACCCATGGCCATATCGACCACACCAGCGGCATCACGCTCATCGACGAGGAAGCTGATGCGAGGGGCCGCCCCAGGCCGCGCATCGTCGCTCACCGGAACGTGCGGCGCCGCATGGAGCGATACGAAGCGTCGCACGGCTTCAACAGCCTCGTTCAGGGCCAGCAATTCAACAAGCCGGACTATGTCTACCCGATCGGCCAGCGACAGCCTGACGAGGTCTATGACGACAGCTTGTCGCTCACGATCGGCGGAGAGGAGATCACGCTCTTCCACGGGCGTGGCGAAACCGACGACGCCAGCTTCGTCTGGTTGCCGAAGCGTCGCGTTCTGGCGAGCGGCGACTTCGTGATCTGGGTGTTTCCGAATGCGGGCAACCCGCGCAAGGTCCAGCGTTATGCGGCGGATTGGGCGGTCGCGTTGCGGCGCATGGAAGAGCTCGAGCCGGAGATCCTGATCCCGGGCCATGGGCCGGTGATTTTCGGCAAGGAGCGGGCGGCGCAGGTGCTGCGGGACGGCGCCGAGGCGCTCGAATATCTGACGAGCGAGACGCTCCGATTGATCAATCAGGGCGCCACGCTCGATGACGTGCTGCACGCGGTCAAAGTCCCGCCACGCTATCTGGCCAAGCCCTATCTGCTGCCGAAATATGACGATCCCGAATTCCTGGTTCGGGCCATCTACCATTTCTACGCCGGCTGGTTCGATGGCGATCCGGCGCATCTGAAGCCGGCGCGGACTGCCGATCTGGCAGCGGAGTTGGCGCGACTCGCGGGCGGCGCCGACAAGCTTGCCGAGCGGGCCGCTACCCTGTCCGGGGAAGGCCAGACGCGGCTTGCGGCTCAGCTTGCCGAATTCGCCGGGGCGGCGGCTCCGGAGGACGCGCGGATTCAAGGCATCCGCGCGGCCGTTCTCCAGACATGCATCGACGGCGAGACCACGCTGATGGGCAAAGCCTTCTTCGCCGTCTACCAGCGCGATGCGGACGAGAAATCGAAAGCCTGA